The Bradysia coprophila strain Holo2 chromosome II, BU_Bcop_v1, whole genome shotgun sequence genome has a segment encoding these proteins:
- the LOC119072964 gene encoding LOW QUALITY PROTEIN: putative odorant receptor 71a (The sequence of the model RefSeq protein was modified relative to this genomic sequence to represent the inferred CDS: substituted 1 base at 1 genomic stop codon) has protein sequence MYSIQVDKTFQQIIKLFYLSGLWQSDEEFKYRRISKRLFYTFFGALFPMFFSSNFFLCDDRNESIFSVQAVVIVSVAYVKFLYLLFKKPEILVFLFDQTVVHSIKNREEYERMNRKIENFMRFIRLYCWAFFITAPLLIVMPIFSDDKELPISISLSWNDSEIVYWLAYSFMSLSTVLYITANLITPLIWYIMLNYCIEYELLGNKLGKLGVGKKIVETVTKHKNLRMSQRSMFVEDLIVLIRSHRNLTETVERFRSCFSTLFLGQITTSSICICASVYSLAFASKENIVQTEMFVIILLYGIFDIFLVMYLANDITIASGXLSFCLFESNWMERTESCGQYVLILGEVLNQPQQLVVLIYPMNLETFVRIINGAYSMFNILKNFQ, from the exons atgtattcaaTTCAAGTGGACAAAACGTTTCAGCAAATTATAAAGCTATTTTACCTGAGTGGATTATGGCAAAGTGACGAAGAATTCAAATACCGCAGAATAAGCAAGAGAttattttacacttttttcGGTGCTTTGTTCCCAATGTTTTTTTcatctaatttttttctctgtgaCGATCGAAATGAATCCATTTTTTCAGTGCAGGCAGTCGTTATAGTTTCGGTAGCTTacgtgaaatttttgtacCTTCTGTTCAAGAAACCAGAGATCCTCGTATTTTTATTCGATCAGACCGTTGTTCACTCAATTAAAAATCGTGAAGAATATGAGCGAATGAacagaaaaatagaaaatttcatgcgatttaTACGTCTGTACTGTTGGGCTTTCTTCATCACTGCTCCTTTACTCATAGTAATGCCAATATTCTCCGACGACAAAGAATTGCCTATTTCCATCAGTTTATCGTGGAACGATTCAGAAATTGTTTATTGGTTGGCCTATTCGTTCATGTCATTGTCAACTGTCTTGTACATCACAGCTAACCTAATTACGCCGCTCATTTGGTACATAATGCTGAATTACTGCATTGAATACGAGTTGTTGGGAAATAAATTGGGGAAATTGGGAGTAGGAAAGAAGATTGTTGAGACAGTCACGAAACATAAAAACTTGAGAATGTCACAACGAAGTATGTTCGTTGAAGATTTGATTGTTTTGATAAGATCCCATCGCAACTTAACAGA AACAGTTGAGCGATTCCGATCTTGTTTCTCGACATTATTTTTGGGTCAAATCACCACCAGCAGTATCTGTATTTGTGCTTCAGTTTACAGCTTGGCCTTT GCGTCgaaggaaaatattgttcaGACAGAAATGTTTGTCATTATCCTGCTCTAtggaatttttgatatttttctggTTATGTACTTGGCAAACGACATAACCATTGCGAGTGGATGACTATCTTTCTGCTTATTTGAGTCAAATTGGATGGAGCGGACAGAATCTTGTGGACAATATGTTCTTATCCTTGGTGAAGTGTTGAATCAACCACAACAATTGGTGGTCTTGATATATCCAATGAACTTGGAAACTTTTGTGAGG ATAATCAATGGTGCATACAGCATGTTCAACATCCTAAAAAACTTTCAATGA
- the LOC119073159 gene encoding odorant receptor 30a-like, giving the protein MFTIPADETYQRIIKIFYHLGIWQLDDESEYRRIGKRLFYTFFGALLPIFFGANAHLCNDRNESIFSAEAAIINSVIYMKFLYLLFKKPEILAFLYDQTVVHSIENRDEYEQASKKIDKFISFVRPYCSAFFITAPLLIVSKLPIFSSDGGLPVFISLSWNDSEIVFWLAYLFVSLSTLLYVVAYLFTPLIWYMMLNYSIEYELLGNKLRKLGVGKKTAVKQNDLRLSQRSRFAEDLIVLVKANRTLTETIERFRSCFSPLFLGQITTSGIAICASIYNLAFASNQDIVQTEFHVVVLLCVTFDIFLDMYLANDITVASDRLSYCLFESNWIDQTESCKKHVLIMGEVLKEPQKLVVLIYPMNLETFLTIINGAYSMFNILKSFQ; this is encoded by the exons atgtttacgaTTCCGGCTGACGAAACATATCaacgaattataaaaatattttaccatcTTGGAATTTGGCAATTGGACGATGAATCCGAATACCGCAGAATCGGCAAGAGATTATTCTACACTTTTTTCGGTGCTttgttaccaattttttttggagcTAATGCTCATCTTTGTAACGATCGAAATGAATCTATCTTTTCTGCAGAGGCGGCCATTATAAACTCGGTTAtatacatgaaatttttgtatcttcTGTTCAAGAAACCGGAAATCCTCGCTTTTTTATACGATCAGACCGTTGTTCACTCAATTGAAAATCGTGACGAATATgagcaagcaagcaaaaagATAGACAAATTTATAAGCTTCGTACGTCCATATTGTTCGGCCTTCTTTATAACTGCTCCTTTGCTCATTGTTTCTAAGCTACCAATATTCTCCTCCGATGGAGGTTTGCCGGTTTTTATCAGTTTATCTTGGAACGATTCAGAAATCGTTTTTTGGTTGGCGTACTTGTTTGTGTCATTGTCAACGCTCTTGTACGTCGTAGCTTATTTATTTACGCCCCTAATTTGGTACATGATGCTTAATTACTCTATTGAGTACGAATTGTTGGGaaataaattgagaaaattaggAGTGGGAAAGAAAACTGCTGTGAAACAGAACGATTTACGACTGTCTCAACGAAGCAGGTTTGCTGAAGACTTAATTGTTTTGGTCAAAGCAAACCGCACGTTAACCGA aacaaTCGAACGATTCAGATCCTGTTTCTCACCATTATTTTTGGGACAAATCACAACCAGTGGCATTGCTATCTGTGCCTCAATTTACAACTTAGCCTTC GCTTCGAATCAAGACATTGTGCAAACAGAATTTCATGTTGTTGTACTGCTGTGTGtaacttttgatatttttttggataTGTATCTGGCAAACGACATTACCGTTGCAAGTGATCGACTATCTTACTGCTTATTTGAGTCAAATTGGATTGACCAGACAGAATCGTGTAAGAAAC ATGTTCTCATCATGGGCGAAGTGTTGAAGGAACCGCAAAAACTGGTCGTCTTGATATATCCTATGAACTTGGAAACTTTTCTGACG ATAATCAATGGTGCGTACAGCATGTTCAACATCTTAAAAAGCTTTCAGTAG
- the LOC119073060 gene encoding odorant receptor Or2-like codes for MYSIRVHKVIDQMVSFYHRIGYWHGGDRPTASRLRLKSFYYIYHLFFVSSLLIGSITGETVDDSIFLAEATIISTVLNIKVWMLLWKQKQIMALLNRICVFSIQNDKEFAFCNVKVEKFVKFVIVFICATIAGAVGCSGFPFFGKERLLIVDIAFPLDWKKSEIGFWMAHSFFVIGALITLPAILFSILIWYLLLHCAIRYKVVGMEICNMGRITGKAKMTEKENQAIFYQDLVASIEAHLDLRRLIDELESFLSKLFLLQFATSGLCICGSIYCLAFDISNNSLERIVHVYTLFYNTAELFMITYFGNEITLSSSCLTYSLFESEWIGQPHSTKTCIIIFGEYLKRSEVMLIGKLYPLTLETFTRILKSSYSLFNISKNFKE; via the exons ATGTATTCCATCCGAGTTCATAAAGTAATCGATCAAATGGTTTCTTTCTATCATCGTATCGGTTATTGGCATGGAGGAGACAGGCCAACAGCCAGTCGACTTAGATTGAAGTCATTCTATTATATCTATCACCTGTTTTTTGTCAGTTCATTGTTGATTGGATCAATTACAGGAGAAACCGTAGACGATAGTATTTTTCTAGCGGAAGCAACAATTATTTCCACAGTTCTGAATATTAAAGTGTGGATGTTGCTTTGGAAACAGAAGCAAATTATGGCGTTGCTTAATCGAATTTGCGTTTTCTCAATTCAAAATGACAAAGAATTCGCATTTTGCAATGTCAAAGTggaaaaattcgtcaaatttgtGATTGTGTTCATATGTGCTACCATCGCTGGTGCAGTGGGATGTTCAGGTTTCCCattttttggaaaagaaaGGTTACTTATTGTAGACATTGCGTTTCCATTGGATTggaaaaaaagtgaaattgggTTTTGGATGGCGCACAGTTTCTTTGTCATCGGTGCGCTTATCACACTCCCTGCAATATTattttccattcttatttGGTATTTATTGCTGCATTGTGCCATAAGATATAAAGTTGTAGGAATGGAAATTTGTAATATGGGACGAATCACAGGTAAGGCAAAAATGACGGAAAAAGAAAACCAGGCCATTTTTTATCAAGACTTAGTGGCGTCGATCGAAGCTCACCTAGATTTGAGGAG attGATCGACGAACTGGAatcatttttgtcaaaactttttttattgcaattcGCCACCAGTGGCCTCTGTATTTGCGGTTCCATTTATTGCTTGGCATTC GATATAAGTAACAACTCTCTGGAACGTATAGTTCACGTCTATACGCTTTTTTACAACACTGCTGAATTGTTTATGATAACGTACTTCGGGAATGAGATTACCTTGTCAAGCAGTTGCCTCACATACAGTTTGTTTGAATCGGAATGGATCGGGCAACCGCATTCAACCAAGACTTGCATAATcatttttggtgaatatttGAAGCGATCGGAAGTGATGTTAATCGGCAAATTGTATCCGTTGACTTTGGAAACATTTACTAGG attttgaaatcgtcttacagcttgttcaacatttcaaaaaatttcaaagaataa
- the LOC119072777 gene encoding odorant receptor 94a-like: MFTIQVDKTYQQIMKLFCRMGIWQSDDESHFRRIGKKLSYTFFSALFPIFFASNAFLCTDRSESILSVLVAIITSVIYVKFLYLLYKKPEILAFLSDQTVVHSIENHEEYDRMNEKIKKFIGFVRPYCVAVFATVPLLLVWKLPMFSADKTLPYFISFSWNDSEIIYWLAYMFLSLQTPLYVIANLFTPLVWYIMLNYSIEYELLGNKFRKLGMGKKTDGTRSKNQKNLIVSQRSMFDEDLIVLIKAHRKLAETIERCRSCFSALFLGQITTSSICICASAYCLAFASTENILQTEMYASMLLYGIFDIFLVTYLANEITVASNRLSYCLFESNWVERAESGKKYFLIMGEVLKQPQQLVILIYPMNLGTFMKTINGAYSMFNIIKNFK, translated from the exons ATGTTTACGATTCAAGTGGACAAAACATACCAGCAAATTATGAAACTATTTTGCCGAATGGGAATATGGCAAAGTGACGATGAGTCGCATTTCCGTAGAATCGGCAAGAAATTATCCTACACCTTTTTCAGTGCTTTGTTCCCGATATTCTTTGCATCAAATGCATTTCTATGTACCGATCGAAGTGAATCCATTCTTTCAGTGCTGGTTGCAATTATAACGTCGGTTATATacgtgaaatttttgtacCTTCTGTACAAGAAACCAGAAATCCTCGCATTCTTATCTGATCAGACGGTTGttcattcaattgaaaatcatgAAGAATATGACCGAATGAacgaaaagataaaaaaatttattggattCGTACGTCCATATTGTGTGGCAGTATTTGCAACTGTTCCTTTGCTCCTTGTTTGGAAGTTGCCAATGTTCTCCGCCGACAAAACTTTGCCTTATTTTATCAGTTTTTCGTGGAACGATTCAGAAATCATCTATTGGTTGGCGTATATGTTCTTGTCACTGCAAACTCCCTTGTACGTCATAGCGAACTTATTTACACCACTAGTTTGGTACATCATGCTGAATTATTCCATCGAGTACGAATTGCtgggaaataaattcagaaaattaggAATGGGAAAGAAAACTGACGGGACAAGATCCAAGAACCAGAAGAACTTGATAGTTTCGCAACGAAGTATGTTTGATGAGGACTTAATTGTTCTAATAAAAGCTCACCGTAAATTGGCAGA AACAATTGAACGATGCAGGTCCTGTTTCTCAGCATTATTTTTGGGTCAAATCACCACCAGCAGCATTTGTATTTGTGCTTCAGCCTATTGCTTAGCCTTT GCTTCGACGGAGAATATTCTTCAAACAGAAATGTATGCTAGCATGTTGCTGTATggaatttttgacatttttttggttaCATACCTGGCAAACGAAATTACCGTTGCGAGCAACCGATTATCTTACTGCTTATTTGAGTCAAATTGGGTCGAGCGAGCTGAATCAGgcaaaaaatactttctcATCATGGGTGAAGTGTTAAAACAGCCGCAACAACTAGTGATCTTGATATATCCAATGAACTTAGGAACTTTTATGAAG ACAATCAATGGTGCATACAGCATGTTCAACATCATAAAAAACTTCAAGTGA